From a region of the Bombus terrestris chromosome 8, iyBomTerr1.2, whole genome shotgun sequence genome:
- the LOC100649505 gene encoding dynein axonemal light chain 1-like, with protein sequence MKLMNCHFCASKATTCKDAIQRWEEKTGLIASEQKEIILSFQWPPIERMDNNLAALTAVEKLSLSTNMIEKITGINSLKNLKILSLSRNNLKTFSGLEAVGEHLEELWISYNQIEKIKGVNVLKALKVLYMSNNLVKDWAEFNRLQEIPNLEDLLFINNPICENMDTESWRSQATRRLPKLKKLDAIPVV encoded by the exons ATGAAATTAATGAATTGTCATTTTTGTGCA TCTAAAGCAACAACATGTAAAGACGCTATTCAACGGTGGGAAGAAAAAACTGGTTTGATCGCCAGCGAACAGAAAGAAATCATTTTGTCTTTTCAATGGCCTCCGATTGAGAGAATGGATAATAATTTAGCGGCACTTACCGCCGTCGA GAAATTATCTCTCTCAACGAATATGATAGAGAAAATTACTGGTATCAATTctttaaagaatttaaaaattttatctcTGAGCCGTAACAATCTTAAGACGTTCTCCGGCTTAGAAGCAGTTGGAGAACATTTAGAAGAATTATGGATATCATATAATCAGATCGAAAAAATTAAAGGTGTTAACGTATTAAAAGCGCTGAAAGTACTTTACATGTCGAATAATTTGGTAAAAGACTGGGCGGAGTTTAATCGTCTACAAGAAATACCGAATCTCGAAgatttattgtttattaataatCCTATTTGTGAAAATATGGACACGGAATCTTGGCGTAGTCAGGCAACCAGAAGACTTCCAAAACTAAAGAAACTTGATGCTATACCGGTTGTATAA
- the LOC100646150 gene encoding malate dehydrogenase, mitochondrial, producing the protein MLPRYLKPVLSVAQQGAKRLSTSARCNAKVAVLGASGGIGQPLSLLLKESCLISELSLYDIVHTPGVAADLSHINTPSKVKGYTGPDELKDCVKGAQLVIIPAGVPRKPGMTRDDLFDTNASIVRDLTKAIAEASPKAIIAIISNPVNSTVPIASEVLKKAGVYDPNRVFGVTTLDIVRASTFVAEAKGLDPQKVNVPVIGGHSGVTIIPLISQTKPSVSFPEDKLKALTTRIQEAGTEVVKAKAGTGSATLSMAYAGARFGLSVLRALNGEQGIVECTYVKSDVCDTKYFATPCLLGKNGLEKNLGIDKLSEFEKKLLDAAIPELKKNIKKGEDFASKK; encoded by the exons ATGTTGCCACGATACCTAAAGCCTGTGTTAAGCGTCGCTCAACAAGGAGCGAAGCGATTATCCACCAGCGCCAGA TGCAACGCCAAGGTCGCGGTTTTGGGAGCAAGCGGAGGAATTGGACAGCCGCTATCGTTACTTCTCAAAGAATCATGCCTTATAAGCGAATTATCGTTGTATGATATCGTGCACACGCCAGGTGTCGCCGCTGATTTATCGCACATAAATACTCCATCCAAAGTAAAAGGATATACCGGTCCAGATGAACTGAAAGATTGTGTTAAAGGAGCACAg CTGGTCATTATTCCTGCTGGTGTTCCACGTAAACCTGGAATGACCAGAGATGACCTCTTTGACACAAATGCTTCGATAGTGAGAGATCTTACCAAGGCTATAGCAGAAGCATCCCCAAAAGCTATCATTGCCATTATTTCAAATCCAGTCAATAGCACTGTGCCTATTGCCAGTGAAGTCTTAAAGAAAGCTGGTGTTTATGACCCCAATAGAGTATTTGGTGTAACTACTCTTGATATTGTTAGAGCAAGCACCTTTGTCGCAGAAGCCAAG gGCCTTGACCCACAAAAAGTAAATGTGCCAGTTATCGGTGGTCACAGTGGTGTCACTATTATTCCATTGATTTCACAAACCAAACCCTCAGTTTCCTTCCCGGAAGATAAACTGAAGGCTCTCACTACCAGAATTCAGGAAGCTGGTACAGAGGTCGTTAAAGCCAAGGCTGGCACAGGTTCTGCGACGCTTTCAATGGCGTATGCTGGCGCTCGATTTGGTCTCTCTGTACTCAGAGCGCTTAACGGAGAACAGGGTATCGTAGAATGCACTTACGTTAAATCAGACGTCTGCGACACCAAGTACTTCGCAACACCGTGTCTCTTGGGT aaaaaCGGACTCGAAAAGAATCTTGGTATCGACAAACTTAGCGAATTTGAGAAGAAACTGCTGGATGCAGCGATCCCAGAGCTtaagaaaaacattaaaaaggGAGAGGATTTCGCGAGCAAGAAATGA
- the LOC100646383 gene encoding zinc finger protein ZPR1, whose amino-acid sequence MALDQKQSIEAKAKPIFRDLSAEDPEPETTEIESLCMNCEKNGVTRLLLTKIPHYKDIVVMSFDCEHCGFQNNEIQNSGKIADKGIRITLQVKTPRDLNRQIVKSDYTSVKIPSLEFEIPSRSQKGEITTIEGIIERTIVGLEQDQSKRRQKCPDAASQIDHFLEKIRKLKSLEKPFTIIFEDISGECHVENPKAMLKDEGCTTVQFKRTTEQDHILGIYSENDTDDTLLKPIQEGEYPLEQIEGEVLSFRTNCPECNFPCETNMKLTKIPHFKEVVIMATVCESCGHRTNEVKSGGGIEPTGVKIEVTVTGREDFSRDLLKSETCHMEIPELELEIGPAALGGRFTTVEGILVAIKEQLSSSTAFSGDSSDPETVKRMEAFISLLNEVLEGKQKITLVLDDPAGNSYIQSLSDEGLDSGLKIIKYERSFDQNEELGLNDMKVEDY is encoded by the exons ATGGCACTAGATCAAAAACAAAGTATTGAAGCAAAAGCAAAACCAATATTTCGTGATTTGTCGGCTGAAGATCCGGAGCCAGAAACAACAGAGATAGAGAGTCTCTGTATGAATTGCGAAAAAAAT GGTGTTACTAGATTACTCTTGACAAAGATTCCGCATTACAAAGATATTGTGGTGATGTCCTTTGATTGCGAACACTGTGGCTTCCAAAATAATGAGATACAAAATAGTGGAAAAATTGCAGACAAGGGAATTAGGATAACGCTGCAAGTCAAAACTCCTAGGGATCTAAACCGTCAAATAGTTAAATCAGACTACACTAGTGTAAAAATTCCATCCTTGGAATTTGAGATTCCATCTAGATCACAAAAAGGAGAGATTACGACAATTGAGGGAATAATAGAAAGAACTATTGTGGGGTTGGAGCAAGATCAGTCTAAAAGGAGACAAAAATGTCCAGATGCTGCGTCCCAAATTGACCACTTTCTTGAAAAGATAAGGAAGCTTAAATCTTTAGAAAAGCCCTTTACTATAATATTTGAAGATATATCAGGCGAATGTCATGTAGAGAATCCAAAAGCCATGTTAAAAGATGAAGGATGTACGACAGTGCAGTTTAAAAGAACAACGGAGCAAGATCATATTTTAGGAATCTACTCGGAAAATGATACAGATGATACTTTGTTAAAACCTATACAAGAAGGAGAATATCCTTTGGAACAAATTGAAGGAGAAGTACTTTCTTTCAGAACAAATTGTCCAGAGTGTAATTTTCCATGTGAAACCAACATGAAATTAACCA AAATTCCACATTTTAAGGAAGTTGTGATTATGGCAACGGTTTGCGAGTCTTGCGGACACAGAACGAATGAAGTCAAGAGCGGAGGAGGTATCGAACCCACGGGAGTGAAAATAGAAGTCACAGTTACAGGAAGAGAGGACTTTAGCCGTGACTTGTTGAAATCCGAAACTTGCCATATGGAAATACCCGAACTGGAGTTGGAAATCGGTCCCGCTGCCTTAGGTGGACGTTTCACTACAGTAGAAGGCATTTTAGTAGCGATAAAAGAGCAATTATCATCATCGACAGCTTTCAGCGGTGATAGTAGCGATCCAGAAACTGTTAAACGGATGGAAGCATTCATATCTCTCTTAAATGAGGTTTTGGAAGGGAAACAAAAGATCACGCTTGTATTAGATGATCCAGCAGGCAATAGTTACATTCAGAGCCTGTCAGACGAAGGTTTAGATAGCGGTttaaaaatcattaaatatGAAAGAAGTTTCGATCAGAACGAAGAACTGGGATTGAACGATATGAAAGTTGAAGACTATTAA
- the LOC100645719 gene encoding uncharacterized protein LOC100645719, producing MTKRKAYKQPRRKQCLHQSQESLLQKSDTSDEVDCVQHKYSPFKKKSRSTERLLHQRSPESVLFESDQPDLSCYDDLSPEIVPTFRRIKLDLHKSEKNEKEKKVEQKGPELIELKQVKNLFKQNIDKSTEKCFPLDKTLSMNDEIKLEMNDCQSLQEEKSFSRARLDVYSCNNQLCSSKSAYNFPCDYTSELTPQFANFNSESEPQNGYHNFFDEFQTTISACESVGRYEEKWDGRDQDMRYEIVNEKNSQNSAGNKFINNWSECRRILSNLRHLNSLRVRTANQEFFGNLLPKYKKCDETRLLQMSSFSYNTPSSEENSDERTNKRPFVDETDKIDNKVDDIRDYREVESNTRIRARSYTPCSGSPPPAKRCRTTLKFDDEEDMERLEKPVATTTVTDLLPMEETNVQKHLCPNPTITKTPWSADSSESPTTLILDLPAVSNSDGCNKCLEDPTCAGFHENKKFQRFRLVKKPIAKIVLFCVWMIKRITAVLKESYENFKAATTSTSTRRQIKELSQMVTKLREENEQMINTFLDKVTRLSDQITQVRASNVSAIGALTAEVSGMQDIIKKLVSGNETLMQELQRLQKALENTRTKSPKKPPSPPPPIPSVPLSSTPFVVFPPPPPPPPPPPPLPAAPLPFLPPPAPALPPAQSPAQPITPITPNNGRSVRMPSRKCSTPLFNRPAITVEDLLKVTLKKAPQNVKENRRNTIPGPKGPVVSLDMLRSVKLKSARRRTSDQMSRSPRSGRILKTRTASSLSLSPIMKGTDNSLSRILKQVDINKRPRRLLTNSSSFRENIIGKDNQSQKLEASGSRSMIV from the exons ATGACAAAGAGAAAAGCTTACAAACAACCTCGACGTAAGCAATGTCTTCATCAATCCCAGGAAAGTTTATTACAAAAATCAGATACCTCTGACGAGGTCGATTGCGTGCAACACAAATATAGTCCATTTAAGAAAAAGTCGAGGTCCACTGAACGACTTTTGCATCAGAGATCCCCAGAATCTGTGCTCTTCGAATCCGATCAACCTGATTTGTCATGCTATGACGATTTAAGTCCAGAAATCGTGCCCACATTTCGTCGAATAAAATTAGATCTACATAAATCagaaaaaaatgagaaagaaaaaaaagttgaaCAAAAGGGACCAGAATTGATCGAATTAAAACaggtaaaaaatttatttaagcaGAATATCGACAAGTCTACAGAAAAATGCTTTCCATTGGACAAAACTTTATCAATgaacgatgaaataaaattagaaatgaaTGACTGTCAGTCTCTGCAAGAGGAAAAATCTTTTTCAAGGGCTAGACTAGATGTTTATAGTTGCAATAACCAACTTTGTTCCTCGAAATCGGCTTACAATTTTCCTTGCGATTACACATCAGAACTAACACCACAATTTGCCAACTTTAATTCAGAATCAGAACCTCAAAATGGATACCATAATTTTTTTGATGAATTCCAAACTACAATCTCTGCTTGCGAGTCTGTGGGTCGATATGAAGAAAAATGGGACGGACGGGATCAAGATATGAGATATGAAATAGTAAACGAGAAGAATTCGCAGAATTCGGctggaaataaatttattaataattggaGCGAGTGTAGACGAATTCTTTCGAATTTACGGCACTTGAATAGTTTAAGGGTTCGAACGGCGAATCAAGAATTTTTTGGGAATCTTTTACCAAAATACAAGAAATGTGACGAAACAAGATTACTGCAAATGAGCTCGTTTTCTTATAATACACCATCTTCGGAAGAAAATTcagacgaacgaacgaataaGCGTCCTTTTGTAGATGAAACTGACAAGATCGATAATAAAGTCGATGACATACGAGATTATAGGGAAGTAGAGAGTAATACGAGAATTAGAGCTCGTTCGTATACTCCTTGCAGTGGCTCTCCACCACCTGCCAAAAGATGTCGAACCACGCTGAAATTTGACGATGAAGAAGATATGGAGAGGTTAGAGAAACCTGTTGCCACCACCACGGTTACTGATTTATTACCAATGGAGGAAACCAATGTTCAGAAACATCTTTGTCCTAACCCAACGATAACGAAGACGCCTTGGAGCGCTGACAGCTCTGAATCTCCCACCACTTTAATTTTGGATCTTCCGGCTGTGTCTAATTCTGATGGATGCAACAAATGTCTCGAAGAT CCTACATGCGCCGGCTTCCACGAAAACAAAAAGTTTCAAAGATTTCGTTTAGTCAAGAAACCCATCGCTAAAATCGTTCTGTTCTGCGTCTGGATGATAAAAAGAATAACGGCCGTGTTGAAAGAG agTTACGAAAACTTCAAAGCCGCTACAACATCGACATCAACGAGGCGGCAAATAAAGGAGCTCAGTCAAATGGTGACAAAGTTACGCGAGGAGAACGAGCAGATGATCAACACATTCCTGGACAAAGTTACTCGTTTGTCTGACCAAATTACCCAG GTGCGTGCAAGCAACGTAAGTGCCATCGGTGCTTTAACCGCAGAGGTTAGCGGCATGCAAGACATCATCAAGAAGTTGGTCAGTGGTAACGAAACTTTGATGCAGGAACTACAAAGATTGCAGAAAGCGTTGGAGAATACGCGAACAAAATCTCCAAAGAAACCTCCGTCGCCTCCACCACCGATACCATCAGTTCCACTATCATCTACCCCGTTTGTTGTTTTTCCTCCACCTCCTCCGCCGCCCCCACCTCCCCCGCCTCTTCCAGCAGCTCCTTTGCCATTTCTGCCTCCGCCAGCTCCTGCACTTCCGCCAGCACAGTCGCCGGCACAGCCGATTACACCGATCACCCCGAACAACGGCAGAAGCGTCAGGATGCCCTCGAGAAAGTGCTCGACGCCGCTGTTTAATAGGCCAGCTATAACCGTCGAGGATTTGCTGAAGGTGACCCTAAAAAAAGCACCGCAGAACGTTAAG gaGAACAGAAGAAACACAATACCAGGACCAAAGGGGCCAGTGGTTTCCTTGGACATGCTACGTAGCGTAAAATTAAAATCTGCCAGGCGCAGAACGAGCGATCAAATGTCAAGATCTCCGAGGAGCGGACGAATACTTAAAACGCGAACAGCATCGAGCCTCAGCTTGTCTCCGATCATGAAGGGCACAGATAACTCGTTGAGTCGAATTCTGAAGCAGGTGGATATTAATAAACGGCCACGACGTCTGTTGACGAACTCGTCGAGTTTTCGCGAGAACATTATCGGAAAAGATAATCAGTCGCAGAAACTGGAAGCCAGTGGTTCGCGATCGATGATTGTGTAA
- the LOC100649383 gene encoding sideroflexin-2 — protein sequence MNVNERIDIDKPLWDQSTYIGRLKHFAFITDCRMIFVNDQKLREAKQFCDDYKRGNIPPGTRMSDVIRAKQLRDGAFHPETGELIPVVNRLSFQMPTSVILTASMLACQKSTLAIIIIQAVHQIHNAIVSDAYRNKLNGDDKNVKKAYLCAVATGSIMTICCKRILAQKSYTFTRCLPFCAVTTGHIINLPLIRYKEITTGIPIYMKDKTEPFMKSKVAAVKSICECLVSRIAMSIPCFLLIPIITQKLMPYCFSQHRPWILIPIQTGLCAIGCIFAIPSALAIFPERNSMSPILMKLHPSEYEEFKEHAKEHIDKVYYNKGL from the exons ATGAACGTCAACGAAAGAATCGATATTGATAAACCATTATGGGATCAGTCTACGTATATTGGTAGATTGAAACATTTCGCTTTCATTACTGATTGCCGTATGATTTTTGTGAACGATCAGAAATTAAGAGAAGCTAAACAATTCTGTGATGATTACAA AAGAGGCAATATACCTCCTGGGACACGAATGTCCGATGTTATTCGTGCAAAGCAACTAAGGGACGGTGCATTTCATCCAGAAACTGGTGAATTAATACCCGTTGTTAATAGATTATCCTTTCAAATGCCTACTTCAGTTATACTTACGGCGTCTATGTTAGCGTGTCAAAA AAGTACCCTtgctataataataattcaagcAGTACATCAAATACATAATGCTATTGTAAGTGACGCATACAGAAATAAGCTAAATGGCgatgataaaaatgtaaaaaaggcTTATTTATGTGCAGTTGCAACAGGCTCTATCATGACTATTTGTTGCAAAAGAATATTGGCTCAAAAATCATATACTTTTACT AGGTGTCTGCCATTTTGTGCAGTGACTACTGGTCACATAATAAATTTGCCACTTATACGTTACAAAGAGATCACAACAGGAATTCCAATATACATGAAAGACAAAACAGAACCTTTTATGAAATCAAAAGTAGCAGCTGTGAAGAGTATTTGTGAATGTTTAGTCTCAAGAATAGCTATGTCCATACCATGCTTTCTTCTCATTCCAATCATCACTCAGAAACTTATGCCCTATTGTTTTTCTCAGCATCGACCATGGATCTTAATTCCAATTCAAACTGGTTTATGTGCTATAGG ctGCATATTTGCAATTCCATCCGCCCTTGCGATTTTCCCCGAACGAAA CTCTATGAGTCCGATATTGATGAAGTTGCATCCATCCGAATATGAAGAGTTTAAGGAACATGCGAAAGAACATATAGATAAAGTGTATTATAATAAAGGTCTATAA
- the LOC100646262 gene encoding general transcription factor IIH subunit 3 — translation MSNEIETSLLIIVLDVNPVQRIIKQETRILTQCLDSTVVFANAHLMQSSNNQLAVIACHSHGAKFLYPCEKPLEIRQIDGQYEKFTMIERTIRQQLQQVINEISMDKPLNGESLISGALTMALCYVARLEREKVASEKIYSRILVITASNDSATQYMNYMNIFFTAQKMGIILDVCSLDQELTLLQQGCDITGGNYLKVPQLNGLLQYLLWIFLPDPNVRSKLVLPPPVKVDYRAACFCHQELIDIGYVCSICLSIFCKFSPICTTCHTVFKIPGPIPMKMKKKKKNVDIVH, via the exons ATGTCAAATG aaatagaaacaagtttattaataattgtattagaCGTAAACCCTGTGCAAAGAATTATAAAACAGGAAACAAGGATATTGACGCAATGCTTGGACTCTACTGTTGTTTTTGCGAATGCTCATTTAATGCAATCATCTAATAATCAACTTGCTGTGATAGCATGTCATAGTCATGGAGCAAAATTCTTATATCCTTGTGAAAAACCACTAGAAATTAGACAAATCGACGGACAATATGAAAAGTTTACCATGATTGAACGTACCATAAGGCAACAATTGCAACAAGttatcaatgaaatttccatGGACAAACCATTAAATGGAGAAAGTCTTATATCTGGAGCATTGACTATGGCATTGTGTTATGTTGCAAGGTTAGAAAGGGAGAAAGTTGCtagtgaaaaaatatattcaagaaTCCTTGTGATCACAGCTAGTAACGATTCAGCAACACAATATATGAATTACATGAACATATTCTTCACTGCCCAAAAAATG GGAATAATATTGGATGTATGCAGTTTAGATCAAGAATTGACTTTACTTCAACAAGGCTGTGATATTACTGGTGGGAATTATCTAAAAGTACCCCAACTTAATGGATTATTACAGTATTTAttg tgGATATTTTTACCAGACCCAAACGTTAGATCAAAGTTAGTACTTCCACCACCCGTGAAAGTAGATTATAGAGCAGCATGTTTTTGTCACCAAGAACTAATTGATATTGGCTATGTATGCTCCATATGTTTATCAA tattttgtaaatttagtcCAATATGCACAACCTGTCA CACAGTATTCAAAATACCAGGACCTATtcctatgaaaatgaaaaaaaagaaaaagaatgtagATATAGTGCATTAA